Part of the Pseudomonas baltica genome is shown below.
GGTCGTGCGTGACGCGCTGTCACGCCTGGCGGTGGCCGGGCTGGTGGAAACCCGCCGAGGCATTGGTACTTTCGTCCTCAATACGCCAGGTTCGGCGGTATCGCGCCTCGACCCGACCACTATCGTCACTCTGCAAGACGTGCTGGCGATCATCGATGTACGCATGAGCTTCGAGGTCGAAGGCGCTGGGATGGCCGCGCTGCGGCGCACCGACGAGCAGCTTGGCGCCATCGGCGAGTCGCTGGCGCGGTTCGAGTTGGCCAGTGATACCGGTGGCTCGATCATCTCCGACTTTCAATTCCACCTGCAGATCGCCCACGCCACCAACAACCGCTATTTCATCGAAATCATTACCCATTTCGGCACCAGCATGTTCCCCCGGGCACGCCTGAGCACCGCATCCATCGCGCGCCTCGACCGCCAGCTGGCGCACAGCCGCCTGGTGCGTGAGCACGAACACATCTACAACGCCATTGCCCGCCAGGACTTCGACGCGTCGCGAGCGGCCATGCGTGTGCACCTGGCCAATAGCCGAGCGCGGGTACTCAAGTCTCACCAGGACCAGCGCGACGGCTGAGCGGTTGAGCGCTAAGCGACGCCGTTTTTGGGCAAGGTTGTTGAAAACCCAGGATTTATGTAAATAAGTTTCACAGTATTTCATGTAAAGCCTGAGCGGCTATTGCCATCAGCGGTGATAGCACATGATGATGGGCAGCGAGTGTGTTACGCCATGGAGTGCTCATGATTTCGCCGCGACAGCCATTCGAGTCCCGTTCCCTGTCATCAGGGACCATCGATACCTTTGATGATCAGTTCGCTGCCGACGAGCTGTGCGTCTTGCTGCGCGCCGCGCGCCGGAGTGCGCACACCCAGGCCTGGGTGATCTATCGGGCGGGGGAACAGCTGCACCGGGTAGGTGAGGGCGACGCACGGCTGGATTGGCCGGCCAGTATCGACAACGACCAGTTCGACAGTTTTTGCGCCTCGCGCCGCTTGCATCGCTGGCCGGCGGGCCGCGGCGAGTTCGTGCTCGGCTGGCTGCTGGCGCCGATCAGTGAAACCCATGACCCGGCCTTGGCCGAACTGGCCTACCGCCTGGGGCAGCGCCTGCAGACCGACGCCCTGGCGCGTGCGCAGATCACCCAGCGAGTGCTCTACGACATCATCTATCTGGCCAGCACTACCCGTGAGCGCTCTGAGTTCCTGGTGGCGGTGCACCAGCAGTTGGCGCAGTTGATCGACGCCGAGAACTTCTACCTCGCCTTGTACGATTCGGCCACCGGCAAGATCAGCTATCCCTATTACGTCGACAAGATCGATGTCGATGCGTTGGAGGCCGAAACTTACGAGTACCTGGACCGCGATCACCTGTCTTTGACTGCCCAGGTGCTGACCAGCGGCACCCCGCTGCTGATCGATGCTGCCGGTATCGCTGCGGCCCAGGCGCAACAACGGTTCTTCTGCGTGGGCGACCGGCCGGAGTTCTGGATGGGCGCGCCACTGAAGAATGCCTCTGACGAGGTGTTCGGCATGATCGCCATGCAGGTCTACGATGTGCCGCGCATCTACAGTGCCGAAGACCGCGCGCTGTTTCTCGTGGTCGCCCGCCACGTGGCCATGGCGCTGGACCGCATTCTGCACCGCGCCGATCTTGAAGAGACCGTCTCCCAGCGCACCCGCGAGCTGTCTCAGCTCAACACCGCATTGCGCCAGGAAGTGGCCGAGCGCGAGCGTGCCGAGCACCTGCACAGCGCGCTGTTCCAGATCGCCGAGCTGTCCAGCCAGAGCGGCGACATGGAGCAGCTGTTTCGGCGCCTGCACGGCATCGTCGGCGAGCTGCTGGTAGCGCGTAACTTCTATATCGCGCTGTACGACGTCACCACCCAGGAAGTGACGTTCCCGTATTACGTCGATGAACACCAAAGCGCCGCGCCGGCTCCGCGTCGCAGCAATCGCGGCTTGACCGAGTACGTGATCCGCCAGCGCCGCGCCTGTCTGATCGATTTCAACGACGCCAGCCTGTTGATGGCCTCAGGCGAGATCCAGCGCACCAGCGACCCGATCCGGTCGCAGTCGTGGTTGGGCATTCCGCTGTTCGATGACGATGTGGTGCGCGGCGTGTTGGTGGTGCAGAGCTACTCGCGCCTGGTCAGCTATAGCACCCGCGATCAGGAACTGCTGACGTTCGTTTCCCGCCATATCGATACGGCCTTGTCCCGCCGCAGCGCCGCAGAGGCAGTGCTGGCTGCCAATCTCAAGCTCGAAGCGCGGGTGCAGAGCCGCACCCGCGAACTCGATCAGCTCAACGCCCGCCTGCAATACGAAAACGCTCACGATGCCCTCACCGCGCTGCCCAATCGCAGCCATTTGCAGCAGCGCCTGCAATCGGCCTGGGAGGCGTTTCGCAGCGACGGCAACGACCTGGTGGTGATGTTCCTCGACCTCGATCGCTTCAAGCTGATCAACGACAGCCGCGGCCACCACTTCGGCGATCAGCTGCTGATGCAGGCGGCCGCGCGCCTGCGCAGTTGCCTGCGCGACGAAGACCTGCTGGCGCGTCTGGGCGGTGATGAATTCGCCGTGCTGGCGCCCCACGCGCCGCTGGAAGTGGCGGTGAGTATCGCCGAGCGGATCCTGGAGGCATTCGACCTGCCGTTCCATATCGACGGTCATGTGGTGTTTTCGTCCTGCAGCATCGGTATCGTCGGTGCCGATGCCGAGTTCCATCACGAGCCTGCCGACCTGCTGCGCGACGCCGATACCGCCATGTATCGGGTCAAGAATGCCGGGCGCGACAGCTTTGCGGTGTTCAATCAGGAGCTGCGCCGCGAGTTCTCCGATCAGGTCGAGCGCGAAGGTGCGCTGCGCAATGCGCTGAAGCGCCAGGATGAGCTGCTGCCGTATTTCCAGCCCATCGTCGATGTCGAAAGCGGCCAGTTGGTCGCCCTCGAAGCCTTGATTCGCTGGCGTCTGCCTAACGGCCAGATTCTCGCGCCGGTGCACTTTCTACCGGCGCTGGAGGGCTTGCGCCTGATCGGGCGCCTGGACCTGTACATGCTGGCGGCGGTGGCGATGATCCTCGCGGACCCGGAGCATGCGCACTGGCCAATCGTGCACGTCAACTGTTCGAGTTACAGCATCACCCGCCCGGAGTTTGCCGATGAGGCCCTGGCGGTGCTGGCCAGCCATGGCGTAGCGCCGTCGCGCATCTGCCTGGAGCTGACCGAAGGCGCCCTGGTGGCCGAGCCGGATCAGGCCCGCCGGGCAATGCAGCAGTTGGCGGAGCAGGGCATGTCGGTGGTACTGGACGACTTCGGTGCGGGCTTCTCGTCCTTGAGCTATGTGCATCAGTTTCAGTTCAGCGGCTTGAAGATCGACAAGTCGTTCATTCTTGAACTGACCGCCAGCGACCGTAGCCGGGCAATCGTGCGCGCTATCGTGCGCATGGCCGAATCGCTGGGTCTGCCGGTGGTGGCCGAGGGCGTCGAAGATGCCGAGTCGCTGCGGCTGCTGCAGGAGATGGGCGCCGGGCACGCGCAGGGCTACTACTTCGCGCGGCCGCTGGCGCTGGACGATCTCAAGCGTCATCCACTGCTGGCGCCCTAGACGCCATTCAGACAGGCCTGATGGAACACCCCTGGCCAACGCCCCAAATTGCTTGCAGCTTGCCCCTAGGCCCCAGCCTGCTCCGCGACCGGGGCGCTTTTCGGCAGCACTGCTTCGTTGTTCTGCACCAACCACAGCGGGCGGAACAACCGGGTCCAGGCGGTGACGATGACCAGCGTGCTCACCGCGCCGAATATCGCTGCCGGCACAGTGCCCAACGCGGTGGCGCTGACCCCGGCGCGGAATTCGCCCAGCTCGTTGGACGAGCCGATGAACAGCATATTGACCGCGCTCACCCGACCGCGCATGGCATCCGGAGTGGCGAACTGGATCAGCGACGAACGGATGTACACGCTGATCATGTCCGCAGCCCCGGCCACCATCAATGCCGCGAACGACAGCCAGAACCAGCTCGACAAGGCGAACACCATGTTGGCCAGGCCGAATACCGCGACGGCGGCGAACATGCGCAGGCCCATGTGCGCGTTGACCGGGCGGATGCTCAGGTACAGGCCCATGCACAGTTCGCCCACGGCAATGCCGCTGCGCAGCAGGCCCAGGCCTTCAGGCCCGACGTGCAGGATCTCCTGGGCGTAGATCGGCAGCAGGGCAACCACGCCGCCGAGCAATACCGCGAACAGGTCCAGCGAGATCGCCCCGAGGATGATCGGCTGCGAGGTAATGAAGCGGATCCCGGCGGTAAAGCGCGTAACCGCAGTGGTGCCGTCGTCCGGCTTGGGCGGTGGCGTGTGGGTGGTGGGCACCCATTGCAGCAGGATCACACCGGTGGCGAAGCCCAGCAGGCAGACGCCGTAGGTCCAGCCGCCGATGCCGGCGTACAGCAAGCCCCCCAGCAGCGGGCCGGCGATGGTGGCGATCTTCATGATCATGCTGTTGGTGGCAATCGCCTGGGCCAGGTATGCGCGGGCGACGATCTGCGGCAGCAGACTTTGCAGCGCCGGGCCGGTGAAGGCGCGGGTGCACCCGAACACCAGCATGGCCAGGTAGTAGGGCAAGGTTTCCTGGGTGCCACTGAGCGTCAGCCACAACAGAGCACCACTGGAGAACGTGGCCACGGTCCAGCTGATCTGCAGGATGCGGCGGCGGTTGTAGCGATCCAGCAAGTCGCCCGCCGGCAACAGCAGGATGACCATCGGAATGAACTGCGCCATGCCCACATAGGCCAATGACAGCGGCTCGCGAGTCAGGTCGTACATATGCCAGGCGATGACGATCGCTTGAATCTGCTGAGCAAATACGGCGGCCAGGCGCACACACAAAAACGCGCTGAAACCGGGTTGGGCGAAGATCGATGTGGGGGAGCGAGACAAGTTCAAGGGGCAATGTCTTGTTGTGGGTACGTCGGGGCGACGATGTTAACAAAAATGCAATGAGCGCAGGGGTGCCCTTGGTCATAACATTTATCAGAGGCCTTATAACCATTCCGGCCAGGATCATCTCGGCAGATTATTAAGCTCGCAATATTCCTCCCAGCCCATATGCGCCATCTGCGCGACTTCGCGGTGAACTTCGCGGCGCTGTTCTTCGAAGGCCTGCGGGGTCGGGCTGGTGAATTGCAAGGTCAGTTCCCAGGCGAACAGGCCCAGGCGTTCGGCTTCTTGCTCGAAGGCCTCGTGCAGACGTTCCTCGCGATATTGCTGAAGGGTGAGGCCGGCGACCTGGGCCAGCAACGGATTGAGACGATCAAGATCGTGGGCCACTTCCGGGTGTTGGCCCAGAAACAGTTGCAGGGCGAGTTGGTGCGGAGTTTCGACCTGGGGCATGGCGATTACCGATGGCGGGTGATGCCTTGACTATAGCGCACTGAAGCGCACAGGGCGTTCTGGAACGTTATGCCTTTGATACAGATGAAAAGTAATATTAACAAAAGTTTATTTAAGGGCGTGTCAAGTTAAACCGTCTGAGTCAGGTGGGCGGCTGAATCGGTTTACTCGACAGGGCCAGTGGCATTATCGGCAATGTGCACACATTAAACTGTGGATGAACCCTGATATAGGCCTTGGTCAAAGGGGTGAAACTAACTTTAGGGGAGCAATGACAAGGGTTGGCAGGCGTCATACTGATAACCGCAGCCCTGATGCACCGTGCTTTTACAGTGCCAGGCAACGGCTTCAACCTCGGATATCTTACGGAGATAAACCATGAACCTGTCATTCAAGACACTTGCCCTCGGCCTTGCGCTGGTAGCCTCTTCTTCGGTGTTCGCCGCCACTGCCGCGCAGACCAAACCGGTGATGGACAAGGACGCGGCATTCGTCCATCTCGATGTGGCCCGGGTGATCAGCGACAACACCACCGGCAGCCCTTGCGGCATCGACAAGGCCAAGATGCTCTATCTCAACCATGAGGGCGTCGAGCACGAATTGGACTACCGCGTACAAGGTGAATGCCCGCAGCAGAACTGAGCATGACCCCCGCCCTGTAGCGAGGGCGCTCGCTGCCGATGGCAGCGCGTCACGTCCCATTGCGTCAGCTTGCAAAACGCTGTTGCCGGCAAACCTCCTCGCTACAGATTGTCCAGCGGGATCTTCAGATACCGCACGCCGTTGGCTTCGGCAGGAGGCAACTCTCCCGCCCGGATATTGACCTGCACCGCGGGCATCATCAGCACTGGCATCGGCAAGCCCCGGTCACGGGTTTCGCGCATTTGCACGAACGCTTCCTCACTGATGCCGTCACGTACGTGGATGTTGTGCGCGCGCTGTTCGCCAACACTGCTGCGGCAGCGCTCGCTACGCCCGGCGGGCGGGTAGTCGTGGCACAGGTACAACGCGGTGGCCGGCGGATAGGCCAGCAGGCGAGTGATGGAGCGGTACAGCTGATGGGCATTGCCGCCCGGAAAGTCGCAGCGCGCAGTGCCGACGTCGGGCATGAACAGCGTATCGCCGACGAATAACGTGTCGCCGTCGATCATGAATGCCATGTCGGCAGGCGTATGCCCCGGCACATGCAGGGCCTGGGCTTTGAGCTCACCGATCTGAAAGCATTCATCGGCGCTGAACAAGTGATCGAACTGAGAGCCGTCAAGGTGGAATTCGGGTTCGAGATTGAACACCGTCTTGAACACCTTCTGCACCTGACAGATGTGCTCGCCGATAGCGATGCGCCCACCCAGTTGCGCGCGCAGATAGGGTGCGGCAGACAGATGGTCGGCATGCGCGTGGGTTTCCAGCAGCCATTGCACCTGCAACTGGTGCGTACGCACGAAGGCAGCGATCTCGTCGGCGCGGACCTTGCTGGTGCGCCCCGAACGTGGATCGTAGGAGAGCACCGGGTCGATGATGGCGCAGGCGCTGTGGGGGCCGGCGTGGACTACGTAACTGAAGGTCGAAGAGTCGGCGTCGAAGAATGACTCTATTTGCGCTGACATGTTCAGCTCCTGGTGATCATTCAAGGCAAACACAATATATTGTTTTATATAGTGTGTTCAAAGATAATCCGCCGATGCCCGCCAACAAGAGCATCCCCATGGACTTTTCCCTGACTGCCGAAGACGTCAGCCGCCTGCGCGAGTCGGCCTCCAAGGCCTGTGCGCTGCTCAAGGCGCTGGCCAACGAGGACCGTTTGCTGATCCTGTGCCAATTGACCCAGGGGGAGCGCAATGTCGGCGAACTCGAAGCCATGACCGGCGTGCGCCAACCGACCTTGTCCCAGCAATTGGGGGTACTGCGCGATGAAGGCCTGGTGGCGACCCGCCGTGAAGGCAAGTACATTTTTTACGGCCTGGCCAGTCACGAGGTGATCCAGGTGATGAAAACTCTCTCCGGGCTTTATTGCGGGCGGGTGCTCGGGCTGGGTCACGCGGGATGATCGAGGCGCTGGTATTTGGGGTCCTGATCGGCATGTTGCTCGGCCTGACCGGGGCCGGCGGTGGCGTGCTGGCGGTACCGGCATTGGTGCTTGGCCTGGGCTGGCCTATCACTCAGGCGGGGCCGGTGGCATTGATGGCGGTGGGTGGCGCGGCGGCATTGGGCGCCATCGATGGCTTGCGCAAGGGCCTGGTGCGCTACCGCGCGGCGCTGTTGATGGCGGCGCTGGGCGCGCTGATGGCGCCATGGGGGCTCTATGTCGCCCATCGTCTGTCCAGCGCCAGCCTGGCGACCTTGTTCAGCGTGGTGCTGGTGGTCGTCGCGGTGCGGATGATCAAGGCAAATCGCAGCACCGACGAGTCCGGTGGCTGGCAACAGAAGAACTGCATGCTCGATCCTGCCACCGGGCGCCTGCACTGGACGCGCAAATGCGCGGCCACCTTGGCGATACTGGGCGCCTGTTGCGGCTTCTTGAGTGGCTTGCTGGGCGTAGGCGGGGGTTTTTTGCTGGTGCCGGCCTTTCGGCAACTGACCGACATCCGTGTGCATGGGGTCGTCGCCACATCGTTGATGGTGGTGGCGCTGGTGTCGACAGTTGCGATTGTGGGTGCCTTGCGCACCGGGGTGAGCATCCCGGCGGCTGGCGGCGGGTTTATCGCCGCCTGCCTGGTCGGCATGCTCTGCGGCAGGCTGCTGGCGCCCTGGGTGCCTGCCCAGGCGTTGCAGCGTCTGTTCGCTGGCGTGTGTCTGATGGTGGCCACCTACCTGTTGGTGCACACCTGGGGCTGAGGCTCCCGCATGGGGCGTGATCTTGCGGCTAGCGGCGGCGCGAATTGACCAGCAGGCAGGCCAGCGCGATCAGCGGCAAGGCGCTGCCGCAGATCACGATCGCGCCCCAACCGCCGCGTTCGTAAAGACTGCTGGCCAGCGACGAGCCCACCGCGCCGCCGATAAAGATGCTGGTCATGTACAGCGCGTTGAGGCGTCCGCGGCTATTGGCGTCGAGCGCATAGATGGCGCGCTGGCCCAGCACCATGTTCATCTGTACGGCGAAATCCAGCAACACGCCGGTGATCGCCAGGCCCACCACGCTGTAGGCGGGATGCACCAGTGCTAACCAGAACGCCAGCGGTGCCAGCACCATGGCCAGCAGTGATGCTCGGGCGGTATGGCCCGCGTCGGCCAAGCGCCCGGCCAGCGGTGCGGCCACTGCGCCGATAGCGCCGACCAGAGCGAAAATGGCGATCTGGCTCTGGCTCAGACCATGCTGGCGGGACAGCTCCAGTGGCACCGCCGTCCAGAACAGGCTGAACGCGCCGAACATCAGGCCCTGATACAAGGAGCGCTGGCGCAGCAGGGCGTGTCGGGTCATCAAGTGGTACAGCGACAGCAACAATTCGCCGTAGCTGGCGTGATGGTCCGGTCGGCGCTGTGGCATGGTTCGCGCCATCACTGCGATGATCACCAGCATCACCACGGCGGCCGTCATGAACACCGCACGCCAGCCGAAATGGTCGGCGATCAGGCTGGACAGCGGCCGGGCCAGCAGGATGCCCAGCAGCAGGCCGCCCATGATGCTGCCGACCACGCGCCCGCGAGTCTGTTCGGGTGCCAGGTGGGCGGCCAGCGGGATGAGCATCTGCACCGACACCGAACTGAACCCCACCAGCAACGACATCGCCAGCAGCGCCGGTGCCGACGTGGTGAAGCTGATCGCCACCAGGCTAAGCGTCGACAGCCCCAAGGTGGCGAGCATCAAGCGGCGGTTTTCCAGGAGATCGGCCAGCGGCACAAGGAACAACAAGCCCAGGGCATAGCCGATCTGGGTCAGTGACACGATCAAGCTGGCGCCGTGGGCCGACAGGCCAACCTCTGGGGCGATCAGGTCGATGATCGGTTGCGCATAATAGATGTTGGCGACGATGGCCCCGCAGCAAAAGGCGAACAGGGTGATCAGGCCCTGCGTCATTTGCGGCGCAGCGCTGGGTGCCACGGCGGGCGAAGAAGACATGAAACGGGCTCCGGAAAGGCCTGAAAAGGGCGCGAAGGCGAAAAGTCTACCGTGTCGCCGGGCGCTCTGGGTGAAAGTTGCTATCAATGGGCAAACATAGCGACACAATCGCTGAACGCTTGCGAGCCGTAAGGGTCGTACCTTTGCGGCCACGTCGAGCCGACGGTTGGCCACCGCTAATCCATGTAAGGCGAAAGCGTGACTACCGCGATATTGATGAACGATGCGCTTGATCCCTCCAACCCGGCGCAGCATGAAAGCTCCAGCGCACAGACCGCCGCGTTGCAGGCGAGCGTGCTGGAGCTGCGTGAAGCCCTGGAGGCCGGCGACGTCGGCCATTGGAGCCTCGACCTGGCGTCTGAGATCCTGACGACCTCGGCGACCTGTCGGGAGCACTATGGCCGTGGCCCTGACGAAGCTTTCAGCTACGCGCAACTGGTTGCAGCCGTTCATGTCGACGATCGTGAGCGCCGGCAGGCGGCGCTGCAAGCGAGTGTCGTCGGTGGCAGCGATTACAGGATCGACTACCGGCTGTTCACCCCGGCGGGCGAGCTGCGCTGGATCAACGTGCGCGGCCGTACCCTGCGTGATGCACAGGGCCAGGCGCTGCGCATCACCGGTATTTCTCAGGACATCACCGAGCGCATGGCCGAAGAGGGCCGGCGCCAGGCGTTGGCGCAGCTCAGCGATCGTATCCGCGACCTGGCCGATCCGGCAGAGCTGGCGTATGCCGCCGCCGAGATCCTCGGCCGCCACCTCGAAGTCAGTCGGGCTGGCTATGGCCTGGTCGATACCTTCAACGAAACCATCACCATCGAACGCGACTGGAATGCCCCGGGTATCAAGACGCTGGCCGGGGTTTTGCACTTTCGCGACTACGGCTCTTACATCGAACCACTCAAGCGTGGCGAGACCATCGTGATAGCCGATGCCGAGAAAGACCCAATGACGGCCGCCACCGCGGCCGCACTCAAGGCCATCAGCGCCCAGGCTTTCGTCAACATGCCGGTCAATGAAGAGGGCGGCATGGTGGCGCTGCTTTACCTCAACCATGCCGAACAACGGGTCTGGCACCCGGCGGATCTCGCGCTGGTGCGCGAAGTGGCTCACCGAACCCGCATGGCGGTCGAGCGGCGCCGCGCCGAACATCGCCTGCGGGCCCTGACGGCCTCCCTGGAACAGCAGGTCGAGAGCCGCACTCGCGCCTTGCTCGATACTGAAGAAGCGCTGCGCCAGGCGCAGAAAATGGAAGCCGTGGGGCAGCTGACCGGTGGTGTGGCCCACGATTTCAATAATCTGCTGACCGTGATTCGCTCCTCCACCGATCTGCTCGGGCGGCCTAATCTGGCGCCCGAGCGGCGCCAGCGTTACGTTGAGGCGATCTCCGAGACGGTCAACCGCGCCACGCGTCTCACTGGCCAGTTGCTTGCCTTTGCGCGACGCCAGACCCTCAAGCCAGAAGCCTTTGATGTCGGCGCCAGCGTCAGTGCCGTCATCGGCATGCTCAATACCCTGGTCGGCTCGCGAGTGAACATCGACCTGCAGTTGCCGGACGAGGGGTGCTTCATCCATGCCGACCCGAGCCAGTTCGATACCGCACTGATCAATATGGCGGTCAATGCCCGTGACGCCATGGCCGGGCAGGGCAGGGTGACGATCACGGTCGCCAAAGTCGATGCGATCCCCGGGCAGCATGCGGCCAAGGGTCAATTCGTCGCGGTGGCGATCAGCGATACGGGGGCGGGTATCGATCCTGCAGATCTGGCGCGGATCTTCGAGCCTTTCTTTACCACCAAGGCTTTTGGCGACGGCACCGGGTTGGGGTTGTCTCAAGTGTTCGGCTTCGCCCGGCAGTCGGGCGGCGACGTGCAAGTGCACAGCGCCCCAGGCCAGGGCGCGACTTTCACCTTGTACTTGCCCAGCGTGCAGGCCCGCACGGCCACCGAGGCTGTGATCGGCGAGCTGGCGCAGGTGAGTGGCGGGGGCGTTTGCGTGCTGGTGGTCGAGGACAACGAAGAGGTCGGCGCCTTTGCCGCCGAGTCGCTGCTGGAGCTGGGGTATGCGCCGGTGTGGGTGAAGTCCGCCGAGCGCGCCTTGGTCGAGCTGACATCGGTGCCGGGGCGTTTTGACGTCGTGTTTTCCGATGTGGTCATGCCGGGCATCAACGGTATCGAGCTGGCGACGCGTATCGGTGAGCTGTTTCCGCAACTACCGGTGATCCTCACCAGTGGCTACAGTCATGTCCTTGAGGAAAGCGGCCTGGCGGGGTTCGAGCTGTTGCACAAGCCTTACTCGGTGGATCAGCTTTCTCGCGTGCTGGGGCAGGCTACCAAGGGGCAGCGTCACTCATCGCTCCTCTAAAAGCGGCGGTTTGCCCCCGATAGGGGCTGCCAATCACTGCAGCAGTGTCTGATCCACCGTGATGGGGGCAAGCCCCCTCGCTACAGCGGCGGTCAAAATCTCAAGACCACATAGAGTCCCAGCGCGCCGAGCGCGCTGCAGGCGAACCCCAAGGCGGCGATTTCCGGCAGCGCCACCGGCGTACGGTTCTCGCTGATCGCGCGGGCGCTGACCCGGTAGCGCCGCCATTGCCCCAGCCAGATCGTCACCACGCTGAGCATCGCCACGCCGATGAGGCCGAAGGCAAACGCGCCGTGGTGTGGGATCCAGCGCAAGAACAACGTGCTGACCGCCAGCAATGACAGCAGCGTGCGCCGCCACGCCAACAGGGTGCGTTCCGGTTGCAGGCCGACGTCATGGTGCAGGCTGGTCATCGCGGTTCACACCTGGCGCAACGCAACGAAAGCGATCAGTACCGCCGTCACCAGTGCGCCGCCAATGGACAGCAACGGCACCAGCAGCGGCAAGGGCAACGGATTGCGCTGGCGCATCGCCCGTTCGACATTCAGCCAGCGCAGGCAAGCACTGACACTGATAAGCATGCCCAGCACCAGCAGGGTGATGGCCAGCGTCTTGCGCAATTCAGGCATGAACACATCGGCGGTGAAGGCCTCGACGGCAATGCCACCCGCCATCAGCGCCAGCGCGGTACGAATCCACGCCAGGAAGGTGCGTTCGTTGGCCAAGGTAAAGCGTGGATCGGGTTCGCTGCCGCCGCCGAGC
Proteins encoded:
- a CDS encoding DUF2790 domain-containing protein: MNLSFKTLALGLALVASSSVFAATAAQTKPVMDKDAAFVHLDVARVISDNTTGSPCGIDKAKMLYLNHEGVEHELDYRVQGECPQQN
- a CDS encoding FadR/GntR family transcriptional regulator, producing the protein MAFEPLDPKSPRRKSRNLAQTLVDDYSKQIVDGLIKPGDKLPSEVELMDAGGVSRSVVRDALSRLAVAGLVETRRGIGTFVLNTPGSAVSRLDPTTIVTLQDVLAIIDVRMSFEVEGAGMAALRRTDEQLGAIGESLARFELASDTGGSIISDFQFHLQIAHATNNRYFIEIITHFGTSMFPRARLSTASIARLDRQLAHSRLVREHEHIYNAIARQDFDASRAAMRVHLANSRARVLKSHQDQRDG
- a CDS encoding MBL fold metallo-hydrolase; amino-acid sequence: MSAQIESFFDADSSTFSYVVHAGPHSACAIIDPVLSYDPRSGRTSKVRADEIAAFVRTHQLQVQWLLETHAHADHLSAAPYLRAQLGGRIAIGEHICQVQKVFKTVFNLEPEFHLDGSQFDHLFSADECFQIGELKAQALHVPGHTPADMAFMIDGDTLFVGDTLFMPDVGTARCDFPGGNAHQLYRSITRLLAYPPATALYLCHDYPPAGRSERCRSSVGEQRAHNIHVRDGISEEAFVQMRETRDRGLPMPVLMMPAVQVNIRAGELPPAEANGVRYLKIPLDNL
- a CDS encoding sulfite exporter TauE/SafE family protein → MIEALVFGVLIGMLLGLTGAGGGVLAVPALVLGLGWPITQAGPVALMAVGGAAALGAIDGLRKGLVRYRAALLMAALGALMAPWGLYVAHRLSSASLATLFSVVLVVVAVRMIKANRSTDESGGWQQKNCMLDPATGRLHWTRKCAATLAILGACCGFLSGLLGVGGGFLLVPAFRQLTDIRVHGVVATSLMVVALVSTVAIVGALRTGVSIPAAGGGFIAACLVGMLCGRLLAPWVPAQALQRLFAGVCLMVATYLLVHTWG
- a CDS encoding helix-turn-helix transcriptional regulator — its product is MDFSLTAEDVSRLRESASKACALLKALANEDRLLILCQLTQGERNVGELEAMTGVRQPTLSQQLGVLRDEGLVATRREGKYIFYGLASHEVIQVMKTLSGLYCGRVLGLGHAG
- a CDS encoding MFS transporter, with product MSSSPAVAPSAAPQMTQGLITLFAFCCGAIVANIYYAQPIIDLIAPEVGLSAHGASLIVSLTQIGYALGLLFLVPLADLLENRRLMLATLGLSTLSLVAISFTTSAPALLAMSLLVGFSSVSVQMLIPLAAHLAPEQTRGRVVGSIMGGLLLGILLARPLSSLIADHFGWRAVFMTAAVVMLVIIAVMARTMPQRRPDHHASYGELLLSLYHLMTRHALLRQRSLYQGLMFGAFSLFWTAVPLELSRQHGLSQSQIAIFALVGAIGAVAAPLAGRLADAGHTARASLLAMVLAPLAFWLALVHPAYSVVGLAITGVLLDFAVQMNMVLGQRAIYALDANSRGRLNALYMTSIFIGGAVGSSLASSLYERGGWGAIVICGSALPLIALACLLVNSRRR
- a CDS encoding DUF6388 family protein; its protein translation is MPQVETPHQLALQLFLGQHPEVAHDLDRLNPLLAQVAGLTLQQYREERLHEAFEQEAERLGLFAWELTLQFTSPTPQAFEEQRREVHREVAQMAHMGWEEYCELNNLPR
- a CDS encoding EAL domain-containing protein → MISPRQPFESRSLSSGTIDTFDDQFAADELCVLLRAARRSAHTQAWVIYRAGEQLHRVGEGDARLDWPASIDNDQFDSFCASRRLHRWPAGRGEFVLGWLLAPISETHDPALAELAYRLGQRLQTDALARAQITQRVLYDIIYLASTTRERSEFLVAVHQQLAQLIDAENFYLALYDSATGKISYPYYVDKIDVDALEAETYEYLDRDHLSLTAQVLTSGTPLLIDAAGIAAAQAQQRFFCVGDRPEFWMGAPLKNASDEVFGMIAMQVYDVPRIYSAEDRALFLVVARHVAMALDRILHRADLEETVSQRTRELSQLNTALRQEVAERERAEHLHSALFQIAELSSQSGDMEQLFRRLHGIVGELLVARNFYIALYDVTTQEVTFPYYVDEHQSAAPAPRRSNRGLTEYVIRQRRACLIDFNDASLLMASGEIQRTSDPIRSQSWLGIPLFDDDVVRGVLVVQSYSRLVSYSTRDQELLTFVSRHIDTALSRRSAAEAVLAANLKLEARVQSRTRELDQLNARLQYENAHDALTALPNRSHLQQRLQSAWEAFRSDGNDLVVMFLDLDRFKLINDSRGHHFGDQLLMQAAARLRSCLRDEDLLARLGGDEFAVLAPHAPLEVAVSIAERILEAFDLPFHIDGHVVFSSCSIGIVGADAEFHHEPADLLRDADTAMYRVKNAGRDSFAVFNQELRREFSDQVEREGALRNALKRQDELLPYFQPIVDVESGQLVALEALIRWRLPNGQILAPVHFLPALEGLRLIGRLDLYMLAAVAMILADPEHAHWPIVHVNCSSYSITRPEFADEALAVLASHGVAPSRICLELTEGALVAEPDQARRAMQQLAEQGMSVVLDDFGAGFSSLSYVHQFQFSGLKIDKSFILELTASDRSRAIVRAIVRMAESLGLPVVAEGVEDAESLRLLQEMGAGHAQGYYFARPLALDDLKRHPLLAP
- a CDS encoding MFS transporter translates to MSRSPTSIFAQPGFSAFLCVRLAAVFAQQIQAIVIAWHMYDLTREPLSLAYVGMAQFIPMVILLLPAGDLLDRYNRRRILQISWTVATFSSGALLWLTLSGTQETLPYYLAMLVFGCTRAFTGPALQSLLPQIVARAYLAQAIATNSMIMKIATIAGPLLGGLLYAGIGGWTYGVCLLGFATGVILLQWVPTTHTPPPKPDDGTTAVTRFTAGIRFITSQPIILGAISLDLFAVLLGGVVALLPIYAQEILHVGPEGLGLLRSGIAVGELCMGLYLSIRPVNAHMGLRMFAAVAVFGLANMVFALSSWFWLSFAALMVAGAADMISVYIRSSLIQFATPDAMRGRVSAVNMLFIGSSNELGEFRAGVSATALGTVPAAIFGAVSTLVIVTAWTRLFRPLWLVQNNEAVLPKSAPVAEQAGA